CATGATGAATCTCTTGAATGTCCAAACCCCTCAGACTTCATATCATGCAAGATTGCTGGCTGGATCCATACACTCTGAGACCCTCATTCAAAGACATTGTCTGCATGCTGGAGAACATCATTGAAAACGATGCGGTAAGGAACAGCTGGGGACACTTAAATCTAGAAAGTGAAGTGCTCATCACAGTTTTATTGCCACCTTGTGCTTGTTTTATTACTACCTTGTgcttatatatatgtatatatgtgtgtgtgtgtgtgtgtgtgtgtgtgtgtgtgtgtgtgtgtgtgtgtgtgtgtgtgtatatatatatactcttCTGTGCTCCTTTTTGCAGGATTATGTGGATGTTGAGAGTTCGCAGCTTTTGGTAAAAGATGAGGCGGAATATCATGAAGCTAAATGTCTACGAGCAGCCAGCGTCACCTTGGAAGATCCCATCTGAATGAATTTACTGTTAAATTTTGTTAACTGTGATGTATATTtaaaacaatacacacattttttagGCTACTTTTATCTGCGCTGGGGCAGCCCTTCAAGCACTGTTTCAAACATAGAAACTCTGAGATGATCACGcataacacacagaaatgatatAAATACAAATGGAAAGTAAAGTGATATCACATGGGTTGTAACAATTATGTACAACATACTtatattttcttatttgtcACTGTAGATTAGTACATTAGTCATGTTTTAAGTTTCAACTttagttttctttattttcatttgtcctATTTTTTGATAACTCAGTTAAAACAACAATTTTATATGTGATGTGCATCATCTGCTGTTCCCCTATATCTGATGTAGATCAAAAACTGTACGTTTTCTCTCTAAAACcaattttgtgtgtttacttatttattattagcagttatttttttaatcacctctATATTTGAATTCTAGCTTGTTTCAGTATTGATTTCAAATTGAATATTGGCAGCTTATTATCTTTTTAGCAATGTATTGATGTagtttaatgtaatgtaatgtaatgtaatatacaACAGACCAGAAATTACAGTTCAAGATCATCTAAAAGACTATGTATACTAATAAACAGATTaagttgaaaagaaaaaagaataactTACTAAATAACccaaaaaatgattaaaaaacaaaacaaaacaaaacaaaacaaaacaaaaaactattaCAAAATATCACATCTGCGCAAAGATATTTGTTCGAATAATTCCGACATTTTCGAGGAGCACTTAAAGTAGCATGTCCAGGACCATTCCTACGTGATTGGAGAATGCCATCGAGAACGCCCCCATCTCCCTCTGTGAGCCAATGGGATTCATCCTGAGAACACGCGTTTCTACACGCTACTCAGTCCATCCTTCCTCCTGTCATATGTGTCGTTGGTTCTGGGAAAGAGATCATGGCTATCCGTGTGTTagagctgatttttttcttctattttgcCTCTCATATTCCAGTCACATTATTTATTGACTTACAAGCCCTGCTTCCTGGATATGTGTTTCCTCAGCCGGTAAGTGTCAATGCcggaagaaaacagaaacaaagtttCAGTGCAAGATAGGCACACTGTATAGACTGtaaaaaacaagaataataCAAGTTACAAAGTTTGAATCACCTGCTTTGTGGCTATAAATCAATTCACtcattaaacatttctttccaccAGCTGAAGGATCTTCTTAGGTGGTATGCACAGGAGTTCAAAGACCCTATGATGATGGATCCTCCAGAGTGGTTCAAGTCTTTCATTTATTGCGAAGCCTTGTTTCAAATGCCTTTCTTTCCCATTGCGGCTTACGCTTTCCTTAAAGGTCAGTGAACGCACCATGCTTGTGTTGAATCTGTTGAGGTAGTCGGTCGTGGAGGTGGTCTCTTGCCTCTCTGTGTTTAAACATCTGTCTCTTTGATGATGCACTGCTAAgtgacacagaaacactcacaatAACATGAATGAATTTTGGATTTATAACGACCTATAATTGAATTCGGCCTACATTTTCTGTATCTAATTACATAACATATCCACATTAATAACCCATTGGCTCTCAGTTGATTTCATGCGCTGAGCAAGCAGACTGTGAAGAAattcttattttattctgtgaCATCTTTGCAAACATAGTTAGACCTGTGGGACTAAAagttattttttcctcattagAAGGGGCATTAATATGAATTATTTTTGACGTAGCCTGTTTTCACCGTTGAACGAGGCCGAATTAAatgaagagttttttttaatggagttcGGTGTGTCGCTTCCATACGCTGGTTATCATCGGCCAGGACAAAAGTTAGCTCAAAGCTGACCTCTGTTGGCTTTTTCCTGTCGTAACACTAAAAAACAGCAGGTGTGAGGAATGGAGAACATAAACAAAGGGACAATGCAGTGTGGATATGTATAATTAACATTATATTTTGACCAGGATTTTCTCATTTAGGCTTTCTTCTTATATGTAGCTTTggttttgatatattttttcaCCCCCCCAAATCAAGGTGAATGGATTTTCTTTTGTGGTGCTTACAGCATTTGAAAAATTACATTCAAAAATTAAACAGCAAGTGCTCTTGTGTCCTATCTGTGGTGTCCTTGTTATCCTGGATAATCAGTCACAGACTTCAGGGCCTGGAGCTATCACAGAAACCTGCAGCCTGGAGCATCTCTTGATCACTCAGTGTGGTTCTGGTCTTTCAGGTGGCTGTAAGTGGATCAGGACTCCTGCCATTGTGTATTCCGCACACGTGGCCACCACTCTGCTCCCGATCCTAGGTCACATCCTTTTCTATCAGTTTCCCGTGGAGCCCCATCCTGGTCCCCAGACCCAGCAGGAGCGCTGGCTGCTGGTCTCCATATATGCTCCTTACCTGCTTgtgcctttgctgctgctcctcaccaTGCTGCTGTCCTCCACATACAACTCTACCTCCACCAAGTATGGAAACACATCAGCCAGCACCAAGAAGAAGAACTGACTCATAACCAGACCacagctgtctctctgaatgTACCTTTGTACGTGATATACACACAGTTTATGTGAGAGACTGTGTGAGTCTGACTGCGTAGCAATATGATTGGTGGAAATTGCCATTGTTAAACCAGCCAGAATGAGCACTTAAATGTCACTCTCTAAGAATAAATGCTTGTTTGgtgaacatgttttgtgttttgcagataTATGCAGTATTCAGCATTTTAAACCTCTAGGCCACCACGATGCCCTCATTGTAATTCTTTTGATTTTGAAATACAGTTGTAATTAATAGCATTAATAACGGCTGCATTCTTTTTTGGTGAAGACACTCCAACTGTAGATATTATCAATGTCAATGGaattaacatttatttaacacaaaTGGAATGCATGTACTTGCAAAGCACAGgatattttcaacattttatttttaaaagcgAGAGAAATATCATCAGCAAGCAAAGAAAAgccaacaaataaacaacaagtACAAACCTGGGAATAGGCACAATCCTAATGATAGAGCATACATAATAAAAGCAGTGAAGTCATGGGCAACATCGCACCACCAATATGGAATCCatgactgtaaacacagcatcagcacattttaaaagtcTTCTAATGGCAGCATCTTTGACAGATATGAGTCATCCCATAGACAGGAGGGAGGACAACCTGTGGTTTGATGTTCAAGCTGTTCCTGAATGCcaacaaaacagcagaacacaCTGTTCACTTCAGAACACAGCCTGAAATGCTCTCTCAAGTTCAAGCCTAGATAACAATCCCCAAAGATGTCATCA
This genomic interval from Chaetodon trifascialis isolate fChaTrf1 chromosome 9, fChaTrf1.hap1, whole genome shotgun sequence contains the following:
- the tmem97 gene encoding sigma intracellular receptor 2 yields the protein MAIRVLELIFFFYFASHIPVTLFIDLQALLPGYVFPQPLKDLLRWYAQEFKDPMMMDPPEWFKSFIYCEALFQMPFFPIAAYAFLKGGCKWIRTPAIVYSAHVATTLLPILGHILFYQFPVEPHPGPQTQQERWLLVSIYAPYLLVPLLLLLTMLLSSTYNSTSTKYGNTSASTKKKN